The following proteins come from a genomic window of Myxosarcina sp. GI1:
- the kaiC gene encoding circadian clock protein KaiC: protein MNSEQQIPSLKLATGIPGFDDISEGGLPQGRTTLVAGTAGSGKTIFCTQFLIEGIKQGQNGVFIAFEEPPKMIRKNVRGFGWNISHWEAENKWMFVDASPQDRSVLLVSGEYDLDPLIARLKYAIEQVNAKRVAMDSLGAIFSYVPDVGQVRNALFRLAQILREMEVTAVLTSERTSDYGDISRYGIEEFVADNVIILRNSLTEEKRHRSIEILKFRGSSHQLGEFSFTISDEGFVVIPFSTDVLKRQASIQRLTSGNRDIDTMCGGGWFQGSIILTSGATGTGKTLMAAKFAAGGVEQDEKSLLFAFEESREQMIRNAAGWGVDFRSIEEAGQLKIVCRYPEIASIESHFVNMRKQIREFKPQRVAIDSLSALERITTKKGFREFLLTFNTLVKEEGITALYTTNTVNLIGSETITQSDISTNTDLIILLRYVEVYGAIRRGIAILKMRGSQHEKSIREFTIDDKGMQIGQPYRNIMGILAGNPTYAEPDEIDRLNDLDLI from the coding sequence ATGAACTCAGAACAGCAAATACCATCACTTAAATTGGCTACGGGTATACCTGGCTTTGATGACATTTCTGAAGGAGGATTACCTCAAGGAAGAACTACATTGGTAGCGGGAACCGCAGGTAGCGGCAAAACTATTTTTTGTACTCAATTTTTAATTGAAGGCATTAAGCAAGGACAAAATGGCGTTTTTATTGCCTTTGAAGAGCCGCCTAAGATGATACGTAAAAATGTTCGTGGTTTTGGCTGGAATATTTCCCATTGGGAAGCAGAAAATAAATGGATGTTTGTCGATGCCTCGCCCCAAGATCGCAGCGTTTTATTGGTAAGTGGAGAATACGACCTCGATCCTTTAATCGCACGACTAAAATATGCGATCGAGCAGGTAAACGCCAAACGAGTCGCAATGGACTCTTTAGGGGCAATTTTTAGCTATGTACCCGATGTCGGACAAGTACGCAATGCCCTATTTAGACTCGCTCAAATATTGAGAGAAATGGAAGTTACAGCCGTGTTGACTTCAGAACGTACTTCCGATTATGGCGATATTAGCCGTTACGGAATTGAAGAGTTTGTTGCCGATAATGTAATTATTTTACGCAACAGTTTGACAGAAGAAAAACGCCATCGCAGTATAGAAATTCTCAAGTTTCGCGGCAGTTCCCATCAACTGGGAGAATTTTCTTTTACTATATCCGATGAAGGTTTTGTGGTTATTCCTTTTTCTACAGATGTTCTCAAACGCCAAGCTTCTATCCAGCGCCTAACCTCTGGCAATAGAGATATCGATACCATGTGCGGTGGTGGCTGGTTTCAAGGTTCGATTATTCTGACTTCAGGAGCGACAGGTACGGGAAAAACTCTCATGGCAGCCAAATTTGCAGCTGGAGGAGTGGAACAAGACGAAAAATCCCTGCTGTTTGCCTTTGAAGAAAGCCGCGAACAAATGATCCGCAATGCTGCGGGTTGGGGAGTCGATTTTCGCAGCATTGAAGAGGCGGGGCAACTTAAAATTGTCTGTCGCTATCCCGAAATTGCTTCAATCGAATCTCATTTTGTCAATATGAGAAAACAGATTAGAGAGTTCAAACCGCAAAGAGTAGCCATAGATAGCCTATCGGCTTTAGAGAGAATTACTACTAAAAAAGGATTTCGCGAATTTTTGCTTACTTTTAATACTTTAGTCAAAGAAGAAGGCATTACCGCTTTATATACTACTAATACAGTCAATTTGATTGGCAGTGAAACTATTACCCAATCTGATATTTCTACCAACACCGATTTAATTATTTTGTTGCGCTATGTTGAGGTTTATGGGGCGATACGACGAGGTATAGCGATTTTAAAAATGCGCGGTTCGCAACACGAAAAAAGCATTCGCGAATTTACTATCGACGATAAAGGAATGCAAATTGGACAGCCTTATCGCAACATTATGGGGATTTTGGCAGGCAATCCCACTTACGCCGAGCCAGACGAAATCGATCGCCTGAACGATTTAGATTTAATTTAA
- a CDS encoding circadian clock KaiB family protein, translating to MCEIYRLKLYVSGDSSRSRLAIANLQEFCDRELRERSEITIIDILKSPEIAEREKILITPTLVKEFPPPQERVIGDLSNTDIVSFALSLRSHPLRQKP from the coding sequence ATGTGTGAGATTTATAGATTAAAATTATATGTTAGCGGAGATAGTTCCAGAAGCCGTTTGGCGATTGCTAATTTACAAGAATTTTGCGATCGCGAACTGCGCGAACGTAGTGAAATTACTATTATTGATATTTTAAAATCTCCCGAAATTGCCGAGCGAGAAAAAATTTTAATTACCCCTACTTTGGTTAAAGAATTTCCACCTCCTCAAGAACGCGTTATTGGCGATCTTTCCAACACCGATATTGTTTCTTTTGCACTAAGTCTGCGCTCGCATCCGCTCAGACAAAAGCCATAA
- a CDS encoding response regulator encodes MLNRPCRVLIIEDQPEDIERTKTMLSGARSASFPKGFELEYAQTLTGGKNLLDRQKFDVVLLDLILPDSRGMKTLQAIEDYAERVPFIIETAIEDEVIAVKALEYGACGYLPKILIDDNLIVYAIRAAIERKQFVKKNISQQQNEIDVLEQISTEIPVRDRPFTKVESLQERMPDVVDEIKQRYSKILLRQVENKLYDVNYQISNELNLLVEQLGYLQATPKDAIDIHTAAIKQKQINLGRIEAQIFVTEGRYLLLEVMGKLAAYYQRYYIGLSKMNTTHSYNKVSSPKE; translated from the coding sequence GTGTTAAATCGTCCCTGCCGAGTACTAATAATCGAAGACCAACCAGAAGACATCGAACGCACTAAAACCATGTTGAGCGGTGCGAGGTCTGCTTCTTTTCCCAAAGGATTTGAGCTAGAGTACGCTCAGACTCTAACTGGAGGCAAAAACCTGCTCGATCGCCAAAAATTTGACGTGGTTTTGCTAGATTTAATTCTGCCCGATAGTCGGGGTATGAAGACTTTGCAAGCTATAGAAGACTATGCAGAGCGAGTTCCATTTATCATAGAAACGGCAATAGAAGACGAAGTAATTGCGGTAAAAGCTTTAGAATATGGAGCCTGTGGTTATTTACCCAAGATTTTGATTGACGATAATCTAATCGTTTATGCAATTCGTGCGGCAATCGAACGCAAGCAGTTTGTCAAAAAAAATATCTCTCAGCAACAGAATGAAATAGATGTTTTAGAGCAAATAAGTACCGAAATTCCCGTCCGCGATCGCCCCTTTACTAAAGTAGAATCTTTGCAAGAAAGGATGCCAGATGTTGTTGATGAAATTAAGCAACGCTATAGCAAAATACTATTGCGACAAGTCGAAAACAAACTGTATGATGTAAATTACCAAATTAGTAACGAACTCAATCTTTTAGTCGAACAATTAGGATATTTGCAGGCTACTCCTAAAGATGCAATTGATATACATACAGCAGCTATTAAGCAAAAACAAATAAATTTGGGGCGTATAGAAGCTCAAATTTTTGTTACAGAAGGACGTTATTTATTGTTAGAAGTAATGGGCAAATTAGCAGCTTACTATCAAAGATATTACATTGGACTGAGTAAGATGAATACAACTCATAGTTATAATAAAGTGTCCTCGCCAAAAGAATAA
- the panD gene encoding aspartate 1-decarboxylase yields the protein MGQIKLMHAKLHRVRVTEANLDYIGSITIDRDLMDKVGILPLEEVDVINLNNGKRWTTYAIPGVAGSGEVCSNGGAALLCQPGDILIIIAYETCDRAKILQYGHQAQVAIADANNRCQKLLRQTLIPDTDSLQFESF from the coding sequence ATGGGTCAAATTAAACTGATGCATGCCAAACTGCATCGGGTCAGAGTGACCGAAGCAAACCTCGACTATATTGGCAGCATTACGATCGATCGAGATTTAATGGATAAAGTCGGCATCTTACCTTTAGAAGAGGTAGACGTAATTAATCTCAATAATGGTAAGCGTTGGACTACATATGCTATTCCTGGTGTAGCAGGTAGTGGTGAAGTTTGTTCTAATGGAGGAGCAGCACTATTATGTCAGCCAGGAGATATTTTAATAATTATTGCTTACGAGACATGCGATCGCGCTAAAATTTTACAGTACGGACATCAAGCCCAAGTAGCGATCGCCGATGCCAACAATCGCTGTCAAAAATTGCTCAGGCAAACTTTAATACCCGATACCGATAGCCTACAGTTTGAATCATTTTGA
- the fusA gene encoding elongation factor G: MKKDLTLYRNIGIFAHVDAGKTTTTERILKLTGKIHKIGEVHEGAATTDFMEQEQERGITIQSAATSCFWKDHQLNIIDTPGHVDFTIEVYRSLKVLDGGIGVFCGSGGVEPQSETNWRYANDSKVSRIIYVNKLDRIGADFFNVVKQIDEILVAKPLVMVLPIGRESDFKGVVDLLTRKAWIWDESGDPMNYEIQDVPADMVDDVEAYREELVETAIEQDDNLMEKYLEGEEISIDELKHCIRKGTIDLSFFPTYCGSSFKNKGVQLVLDAVVDYLPNPQEVKPQPEIDLEGNESGKYAIVDPDKPLRALAFKIMDDRYGALTFTRIYSGTINKGDTVLNTFTGKTERVGRMVEMHANSREEIDTAQAGDIVAIVGMKNVQTGHTLCDPKDPATLEPMVFPDPVISIAVKPKNKAMAEKMGMALSKMVQEDPSFYVETDQDSGETIIKGMGELHLDIKADILKRTHGVEVELGKPQVAYRESITKRIEDSYTHKKQSGGSGQFGKIDYVVEPGEPGTGFQFESKVTGGNVPREFWPAVQKGFENSIENGVLAGFPCVDLKITLADGAYHPVDSSAIAFEIAARAAYRQSIPKAGPQLLEPIMNIDVFTPEDHMGDVIGDLNRRRGMIKAQNTTPMGVRVKAEAPLSEMFGYIGDLRTMTSGRGQFSMEFSHYAPCPKNVADEVIAEVKEREAAAV; the protein is encoded by the coding sequence ATGAAAAAAGACCTTACCCTTTATCGAAATATTGGCATCTTCGCTCACGTAGATGCTGGAAAAACCACTACAACCGAAAGAATTCTCAAACTGACTGGTAAGATTCACAAAATCGGTGAGGTTCATGAAGGCGCGGCAACTACCGACTTTATGGAACAAGAGCAGGAAAGAGGTATTACAATTCAGTCTGCCGCTACTAGCTGTTTTTGGAAAGATCATCAGTTAAACATCATCGATACTCCCGGTCACGTTGATTTTACGATTGAGGTCTATCGTTCGCTTAAAGTTCTCGATGGTGGAATTGGCGTTTTTTGTGGCTCTGGCGGCGTAGAACCCCAATCGGAAACCAATTGGCGATATGCCAATGATTCCAAAGTTTCTCGCATCATCTATGTCAACAAACTCGATCGCATTGGCGCGGATTTTTTCAACGTTGTCAAACAAATTGATGAAATTTTAGTTGCCAAACCTTTGGTAATGGTGCTGCCTATTGGTAGAGAATCCGATTTTAAAGGCGTTGTCGATTTGCTAACCCGCAAAGCCTGGATTTGGGATGAGTCGGGCGATCCGATGAACTACGAAATTCAAGACGTTCCTGCCGATATGGTTGATGATGTAGAAGCTTATCGCGAAGAGTTAGTAGAAACCGCGATCGAACAAGATGACAACCTGATGGAAAAATATCTTGAGGGTGAAGAAATTAGTATCGACGAACTCAAACACTGTATTCGCAAGGGAACGATCGATCTATCTTTCTTCCCTACCTACTGCGGTTCGTCTTTCAAAAATAAAGGCGTACAGTTAGTATTAGATGCCGTAGTTGACTATTTACCCAACCCTCAAGAAGTCAAACCACAGCCAGAAATTGACCTAGAAGGCAATGAATCTGGTAAATATGCGATCGTCGATCCCGATAAGCCCTTACGTGCGTTGGCGTTTAAAATTATGGACGACCGCTATGGCGCACTGACCTTTACTCGTATTTATTCGGGTACGATTAATAAAGGAGATACCGTACTCAATACTTTTACTGGCAAAACCGAACGCGTCGGGCGGATGGTAGAAATGCACGCCAACTCTCGCGAAGAAATCGATACGGCTCAAGCAGGTGATATTGTAGCGATTGTGGGGATGAAAAATGTCCAGACAGGACATACGCTTTGCGATCCTAAAGACCCTGCTACTTTAGAACCGATGGTGTTCCCCGATCCCGTAATCTCAATTGCAGTTAAACCCAAAAACAAAGCTATGGCTGAAAAAATGGGTATGGCATTGAGCAAAATGGTTCAGGAAGATCCTTCCTTCTATGTCGAAACCGATCAGGATAGCGGCGAAACCATTATTAAAGGTATGGGCGAACTGCACCTGGATATTAAAGCCGATATTCTCAAGCGGACTCATGGAGTAGAGGTAGAACTCGGTAAGCCTCAAGTAGCCTATCGCGAATCGATTACCAAACGAATTGAAGATAGCTATACCCACAAGAAACAGTCTGGTGGTTCTGGTCAGTTTGGTAAAATCGATTATGTTGTCGAGCCTGGTGAACCAGGAACTGGCTTCCAGTTTGAGTCAAAAGTAACAGGTGGTAACGTACCTAGAGAATTTTGGCCCGCAGTACAAAAGGGCTTTGAAAATAGTATTGAAAACGGCGTACTGGCTGGTTTCCCCTGTGTAGACTTAAAAATTACTCTAGCAGACGGTGCCTATCACCCTGTAGACTCTTCGGCGATCGCTTTTGAAATTGCTGCCAGAGCGGCATATCGTCAGTCTATACCTAAAGCAGGACCCCAATTACTAGAACCGATTATGAATATCGATGTGTTTACTCCAGAAGATCACATGGGTGATGTAATCGGCGATCTCAACCGTCGTCGGGGAATGATTAAAGCACAAAACACCACTCCTATGGGCGTGCGAGTTAAGGCAGAAGCTCCTTTGAGCGAAATGTTTGGCTACATTGGCGATTTACGCACCATGACTTCAGGACGCGGTCAATTTTCTATGGAGTTTTCTCATTATGCTCCCTGTCCTAAGAATGTTGCCGATGAAGTAATTGCCGAAGTAAAAGAGCGTGAAGCTGCTGCTGTTTAA
- a CDS encoding polysaccharide biosynthesis tyrosine autokinase, producing MAEGKILIKKLSTITSLTEVGEGIGQLQSVDDKESNPLETEKEMLLSIPLIVKTIETLNLTDDNNKPLTIEEFLNKVAVQQISKADILQVSYEDKDSERAAIAVNTLMKFYLQKNISTNQAEAKSAREFIEQQLPKAKVRENQAEQALYDFKAQNNLLISIEQQKEQASEILSDLDQKIIQIRAEYTDLSDRIRLLRNNLDTNSSAAISTTSLNEAFYNTVPDNSEEEVLLTRLEELEAQLAIQESRFTANHPDLVSSQAQVRGLKQQVLSKLEAKRQNLVNKIATLKQEKSAYKQNLMALPPIEQQLSQLESQLQTARSTYLKLIDKLETVKLAESQTVANAYILSPSTVPEQPVSSKSVVLLSGLLLSTLVSAASIWYLEYKDKSLKTVEEAKARLRLPVLGVIPQLNRSKLANLSSSNSIDFDRALVVKNNSIAPLTRSYSMLQTNLEFSQSQKGVKTIVVTSSIPQEGKSTVSFNLSKIMAQRGLKVLIVDADLNPNEKYEQYSSNLSEWLGIKVSKVNLNDILSGKVKYQTAIQRITDNIDLLPTESEASSSIARLDSSAIASSMEEFSADYDFVIIDTPPLITNSEALVLGKMADGIVMVVRLGLADTNSITLAKERLERSEQNVLGIVVNGSGSEREAYEYY from the coding sequence GTGGCGGAAGGCAAGATACTAATTAAAAAACTAAGTACGATTACTTCTCTAACAGAAGTAGGTGAGGGAATAGGACAGCTACAGTCTGTAGACGATAAAGAAAGTAATCCCCTCGAAACAGAAAAAGAAATGTTGCTTTCTATACCGTTAATTGTAAAAACAATTGAAACTCTCAATCTAACTGATGATAATAATAAACCACTGACTATAGAAGAATTTTTAAATAAGGTTGCAGTTCAACAGATTTCTAAAGCAGATATACTTCAAGTTTCATATGAAGATAAAGATTCAGAAAGAGCTGCTATCGCTGTTAATACTTTAATGAAATTTTATTTGCAGAAAAATATTTCTACCAATCAAGCTGAAGCTAAAAGTGCTAGAGAATTCATCGAGCAACAACTACCAAAAGCAAAAGTTAGAGAAAACCAGGCCGAACAAGCTCTTTATGACTTTAAAGCGCAAAATAATTTGCTCATTTCGATCGAGCAACAGAAAGAGCAAGCTTCAGAAATACTTTCAGATTTAGACCAAAAAATTATCCAAATTCGAGCCGAATACACAGACTTGAGCGATCGCATCAGATTATTGCGTAATAACTTAGATACTAATTCATCAGCAGCAATCTCTACAACTTCTCTCAATGAAGCTTTTTATAATACAGTTCCTGACAATTCGGAAGAAGAAGTATTATTAACGCGATTAGAAGAGCTAGAGGCTCAATTAGCTATCCAAGAAAGCCGTTTTACTGCCAATCATCCCGATCTCGTCTCGTCACAAGCTCAAGTTAGAGGATTAAAACAACAGGTTTTAAGCAAATTAGAAGCCAAACGTCAAAATTTAGTTAATAAAATTGCAACTCTCAAGCAAGAAAAATCTGCTTACAAACAAAATCTAATGGCATTACCCCCGATAGAACAGCAGCTAAGTCAGTTAGAAAGCCAGTTGCAAACTGCCAGATCTACATATTTAAAACTAATAGACAAACTTGAAACAGTCAAGCTTGCTGAGAGTCAAACAGTTGCCAATGCCTATATACTCTCGCCTTCTACAGTGCCAGAACAACCAGTTTCTAGCAAATCTGTAGTTTTGCTATCAGGATTATTACTCAGCACTTTGGTATCTGCTGCCAGTATTTGGTATTTAGAATATAAAGACAAATCTCTCAAGACTGTAGAAGAAGCAAAAGCTAGATTGAGACTGCCAGTACTAGGGGTAATTCCGCAGTTGAATCGATCTAAGCTAGCCAATCTTTCTAGCAGTAATTCAATAGATTTCGATCGAGCGTTGGTAGTTAAAAACAACTCTATTGCACCTCTAACTCGTTCTTACTCTATGCTGCAAACAAATTTGGAATTTTCTCAGTCACAAAAAGGAGTAAAGACTATTGTGGTGACTAGTTCGATTCCCCAAGAAGGAAAGTCAACAGTAAGCTTTAATTTGTCAAAAATTATGGCACAGAGAGGACTTAAAGTTTTAATCGTAGATGCGGACTTAAATCCCAACGAAAAATACGAACAATACTCTTCTAACTTATCAGAATGGTTGGGAATCAAAGTCAGCAAGGTAAATTTAAACGATATTCTTTCGGGAAAAGTTAAATATCAAACGGCTATTCAACGCATAACTGACAATATCGATCTGCTACCAACTGAATCGGAGGCTTCCAGTTCTATAGCTCGTCTGGATTCTTCAGCAATTGCTTCCTCAATGGAAGAATTTTCTGCTGATTATGACTTTGTAATTATCGATACTCCTCCTTTGATAACTAATTCTGAAGCTTTGGTTTTAGGTAAAATGGCAGACGGCATTGTTATGGTAGTTCGACTCGGACTTGCTGATACTAACAGTATTACTCTTGCCAAAGAACGTTTAGAACGCTCGGAACAAAATGTTTTGGGTATAGTTGTCAATGGTTCTGGTTCCGAACGTGAGGCTTATGAATATTATTAA
- a CDS encoding aminotransferase class I/II-fold pyridoxal phosphate-dependent enzyme, producing the protein MTKPILLSTPHMSGKEQEYVKEAFDTNWIAPVGSHIDAFEQEFCQAINASHGVAVSSGTAALHLALRLIGVQTGDEVFCSTLTFIASASPITYLGAKPVFIDSDRHSWNMNPDLLEEALQQRAKIGKLPKAAILVHLYGQSADIEPILKACNRYEIPLIEDAAESLGATYKGRATGTFGRMGIFSFNGNKIITTSGGGMLVSEDSSLVSKARFLATQARDSAPYYQHSEIGYNYRLSNVLAGIGRGQLLVLEERVAARRRNFEFYQQALGHLPGIEFMPEADFGRATRWLTCLTIDSTAFGVDRDRVRLALAKRQVEARPVWKPLHLQPVFDECECIRGDVAKSLFEDGLCLPSGSNLTIKELEKVVSVIRNI; encoded by the coding sequence ATGACCAAACCGATCTTGCTCTCAACTCCTCACATGAGCGGGAAAGAACAGGAGTATGTCAAAGAAGCCTTTGACACTAACTGGATCGCTCCTGTTGGTTCCCATATAGATGCTTTCGAGCAAGAATTTTGTCAGGCTATAAACGCCAGTCACGGTGTTGCTGTTAGTTCGGGTACGGCAGCTTTGCACCTGGCTTTAAGATTGATTGGAGTGCAGACTGGGGATGAAGTTTTTTGTTCTACTCTTACCTTTATTGCTAGTGCTAGCCCAATTACCTATTTGGGTGCTAAACCAGTTTTTATCGATAGCGATCGCCACTCTTGGAATATGAATCCTGATTTATTAGAGGAAGCCTTGCAACAGCGAGCCAAAATCGGTAAGTTACCCAAAGCCGCGATCTTAGTACATTTATACGGTCAAAGTGCCGATATAGAACCAATTTTAAAAGCTTGCAACCGCTATGAAATTCCTTTAATTGAAGATGCTGCCGAATCATTGGGAGCGACTTATAAAGGACGAGCTACGGGAACGTTTGGTCGTATGGGAATTTTTTCTTTTAATGGCAACAAAATTATTACTACTTCTGGCGGCGGAATGTTAGTTTCTGAAGATTCTAGCCTGGTTAGTAAAGCTCGTTTTTTGGCAACTCAGGCGCGCGATTCTGCTCCTTACTATCAACACTCTGAAATAGGCTACAACTACCGTCTCAGTAACGTTCTTGCAGGTATTGGTCGCGGTCAACTGCTGGTGCTTGAAGAACGGGTGGCAGCTAGAAGACGCAATTTTGAATTTTATCAGCAAGCATTAGGACACCTACCAGGAATAGAATTTATGCCTGAAGCTGACTTTGGAAGAGCTACACGCTGGCTGACATGCCTGACAATAGATTCGACTGCTTTTGGAGTAGATCGCGACCGAGTAAGATTGGCTCTTGCAAAACGACAGGTTGAAGCTCGACCAGTTTGGAAACCACTACATTTACAGCCAGTGTTTGATGAGTGTGAATGTATTAGAGGTGATGTAGCCAAAAGTTTATTCGAGGACGGACTTTGTTTGCCTTCTGGCTCTAATTTAACAATTAAAGAGTTAGAAAAAGTTGTTAGTGTAATTAGAAATATCTAG
- a CDS encoding glycosyltransferase family 4 protein — translation MIFLALLLFSCLLSLGITGLVKQYSSRQLLDIPNARSSHTLPTPRGGGLGFILAFAIVGIIYASLTEQFSLLISLWLVLTPLALVGFLDDRWNLPATVRYLVQLLAASVAIAYFGTAPLWGLSNLGMVGKILTIAFSVIGITATINFYNFMDGLDGLIAGVTTLQLAFIGLYLHQPLFLLLAAALVGFLWWNWSPAKIFMGDVGSTVLGASVAIALLTGRHESPYIWSLFTITLPLIGDAVYTLARRLWQGENIFHAHCSHIYQRLQQSGLSHANVAAVYMLLTAVNITIVSLWDMYSVGINLIATLLAIGGSEWYLQRQTLASN, via the coding sequence GTGATTTTTCTGGCTTTATTACTATTTAGTTGTCTTTTGAGTTTGGGCATTACGGGTTTAGTCAAACAGTATTCAAGTCGTCAACTTTTAGATATTCCCAATGCTCGTAGCTCTCATACACTTCCTACTCCTAGAGGCGGAGGTTTGGGTTTTATTTTGGCTTTTGCTATTGTAGGAATAATTTACGCTAGTTTGACAGAGCAGTTTTCTCTACTTATTTCCCTCTGGCTAGTATTAACGCCTTTAGCTCTTGTTGGGTTTCTTGACGATCGCTGGAATTTACCCGCTACTGTCAGATATCTGGTACAGCTACTAGCAGCTAGTGTGGCAATAGCTTATTTTGGAACTGCGCCGCTATGGGGTTTATCCAATCTAGGTATGGTTGGCAAAATTTTGACTATTGCTTTTTCTGTTATCGGTATTACTGCCACGATCAACTTTTATAACTTTATGGACGGTCTTGACGGATTAATAGCAGGAGTAACGACATTACAGCTAGCTTTTATTGGTTTGTATCTGCATCAGCCATTGTTTCTACTCTTAGCGGCAGCTTTAGTCGGATTTTTGTGGTGGAATTGGTCGCCTGCCAAAATTTTTATGGGAGATGTTGGCAGTACGGTGTTAGGTGCCAGTGTGGCGATCGCGCTACTGACTGGTAGACATGAATCACCTTATATTTGGTCGCTGTTTACCATTACCCTGCCTTTAATTGGCGATGCAGTCTATACCCTGGCTCGTCGGTTGTGGCAAGGTGAAAATATTTTTCACGCTCATTGCAGCCATATATATCAGCGTCTACAGCAATCGGGACTATCTCATGCTAACGTTGCCGCTGTCTACATGTTGTTGACCGCAGTTAATATAACGATTGTTAGTTTGTGGGATATGTATAGCGTGGGTATTAACTTAATAGCTACACTTTTGGCAATTGGTGGTTCTGAATGGTATTTGCAACGTCAGACTTTGGCATCTAACTGA
- a CDS encoding NAD-dependent epimerase/dehydratase family protein: MKVLITGATGFIGSRLIPRLERENNCQLYAAIRHQQQLPTTVTPIVVGEIDGNTEWNQALKDIDTVVHLAGRAHVLDEKAANPAAEFIRVNIEGTANLVRQAIKAGVKHFIFISSIGAMTTLCDRLLTEDYPPNPDTPYGRSKLKAEKAIVELTKNSYMTWTILRPTLVYGKGNPGNMASLVKLVRTGLPLPFGAIKNRRSFLYVGNLVDAIAVCLAHPQAKNRMFLIGDNQILSTPELIQIIARNLDRRSFLLPIPASILKLLGYMGDGIENFWQKFPFNSTAVNRLLGSLAIDNSDICQTLNWKPPYTTESGLTQDFS; encoded by the coding sequence ATGAAAGTTTTAATTACAGGTGCGACGGGATTTATTGGCAGTCGTCTAATCCCTAGATTAGAACGAGAAAACAATTGTCAGCTATACGCCGCAATTCGCCATCAACAGCAACTACCAACTACAGTTACGCCAATAGTCGTAGGAGAAATAGACGGTAACACAGAATGGAATCAAGCTCTAAAAGATATCGATACCGTAGTTCATCTAGCAGGGCGCGCTCACGTTTTAGATGAAAAAGCAGCCAATCCCGCAGCAGAATTTATTAGAGTCAATATAGAAGGAACGGCTAACTTAGTCCGACAAGCCATAAAAGCTGGAGTAAAACACTTTATTTTTATTAGCTCTATTGGCGCGATGACAACTCTGTGCGATCGCCTATTAACTGAAGACTATCCGCCAAATCCCGATACTCCCTACGGACGTAGCAAGCTTAAAGCCGAAAAAGCGATCGTCGAACTAACCAAAAACAGCTATATGACCTGGACGATTTTACGTCCTACCTTAGTATATGGCAAAGGTAATCCTGGTAACATGGCAAGTCTGGTTAAGTTAGTACGCACGGGATTACCTTTACCCTTTGGGGCGATAAAAAATCGTCGTAGCTTTCTCTATGTGGGTAATCTAGTCGATGCGATCGCTGTCTGTCTGGCTCATCCTCAAGCAAAAAACAGAATGTTTCTGATCGGCGATAATCAGATTCTTTCAACTCCCGAATTAATTCAAATCATTGCTCGCAATCTCGATCGACGCTCTTTCTTGCTTCCTATTCCTGCTAGTATTCTCAAACTATTGGGCTACATGGGAGATGGCATAGAAAATTTTTGGCAAAAATTTCCTTTTAATAGTACTGCTGTAAATCGTCTGCTGGGTTCTTTAGCCATAGACAATAGCGATATTTGCCAAACTCTAAACTGGAAACCTCCTTATACAACCGAGAGCGGTTTAACTCAAGATTTTTCCTGA